A stretch of the Pseudoalteromonas phenolica genome encodes the following:
- the pulA gene encoding pullulanase-type alpha-1,6-glucosidase has protein sequence MRKVTKSLDLIPKMTIIPLVASLSACQMMDTSQAPEQQVEQLAPQAAYAAHWLTSELVLLAPSIATTNLQFKTALLEGHMSQNAALDAVELPAWVTASYPHLADFKAYKVALTNQQAKSWAKGQVSVVDSKGALVSFVQQGELLDSLYTLTANDANEVSDLGATVLADSVQFKLWAPTAQKVTLLAFGNSLHNSASKIAMQEDKNTGVWQVKADNVAALDYYQYEITVYHPETQKVETIVTTDPYALSLSTNSTHAQVVDLNDKVTQPTGWASHSVPSINKPEDNVLYETHIRDFSASDQALSNAAWRGKYLAFTDMNSDGMKHLTALRDAGLNNIHLLPTYDLGSINEDAETVIDHTSSMQFVCKQLPKLDECQSTWEKGTRVVDVLKNYPTDSAKAQKLVSALRQFDNYNWGYDPFHYTVPEGSYATNSMGVTRIVEFREMVQHLHSMGFRVIMDVVYNHTHQYGLAKNSVLDKIVPGYYHRLNPTTGIVEQSTCYTCGNTATERTMMAKLMNDSLVTWARDYKIDGFRFDLMGHQPKAEMLQARELVREVDPDTYFYGEGWNFGEVANNAQFVQASQLELGGTEIGTFSDRLRDAVRGPGNNTRDTQGVGNGLLTLPNELQTDAQSKQRYFVAMDQVRIGMAGNLAEYDLANKYNGLNKRLGKDVPYGDQPTGYAFDPADTINYVSKHDNQTLWDNSQYRLAFDLTTTERVRLHAQSMSYVMYGQGIPFIHMGSELLRSKSFLRDSYDYGDWFNATDFAGQSNNYDVGLPPADKDKDNWPLIKTVLAGHQDRDDVNSADIKLAKGMFIDMLKIRNSSELFRLATADQVQQKVQFLNTQKSVNDKNHQSGLIVMQLDDTQGEAVDNKFSRILVIFNANNEQNSFKVVESQDYQLHPVLKQGHDPVVKETKITAEGIDVPALSTVVLVKYK, from the coding sequence ATGCGTAAAGTAACAAAGTCTTTGGATTTAATTCCAAAAATGACAATAATCCCGCTTGTGGCATCTTTGAGTGCTTGCCAAATGATGGATACATCACAAGCACCAGAACAACAAGTTGAACAACTCGCACCACAGGCCGCTTATGCTGCGCACTGGCTAACGTCTGAGTTAGTTCTACTTGCGCCCTCTATTGCGACGACAAATTTACAGTTTAAAACGGCATTACTTGAAGGACATATGTCACAGAATGCGGCATTAGATGCAGTTGAATTACCGGCTTGGGTCACCGCTAGCTATCCGCATTTGGCTGATTTTAAGGCATATAAAGTTGCGCTTACCAATCAGCAAGCGAAAAGCTGGGCGAAAGGGCAGGTCAGTGTGGTTGATAGTAAAGGCGCACTTGTGAGCTTTGTACAGCAAGGTGAGCTATTAGATTCGCTTTATACTTTAACTGCGAATGATGCCAATGAAGTGTCTGATCTAGGTGCCACTGTACTGGCAGATTCTGTGCAATTTAAACTGTGGGCACCTACAGCGCAAAAAGTAACTTTGCTGGCGTTTGGTAATAGTCTTCATAATTCGGCTAGCAAAATTGCTATGCAGGAAGATAAAAATACCGGCGTCTGGCAGGTAAAGGCGGACAATGTCGCTGCGCTTGATTATTACCAGTATGAAATCACCGTTTATCACCCAGAAACTCAAAAAGTCGAAACAATTGTTACTACCGACCCTTATGCATTGAGTTTGTCTACAAACAGTACCCATGCCCAAGTTGTTGACTTGAATGATAAAGTCACGCAGCCAACGGGGTGGGCAAGTCATTCGGTGCCGAGCATCAACAAGCCTGAAGACAATGTGTTATATGAAACCCATATTCGCGATTTTAGTGCCAGTGATCAAGCGCTGAGCAACGCTGCTTGGCGTGGTAAATATTTGGCATTTACTGATATGAACTCAGATGGCATGAAGCATTTAACGGCGTTAAGAGATGCCGGCTTAAATAACATTCATCTACTGCCGACTTATGATTTAGGAAGTATCAATGAAGATGCTGAAACGGTCATTGATCATACGTCAAGTATGCAGTTTGTGTGTAAGCAGCTACCTAAGTTAGATGAGTGTCAAAGCACTTGGGAAAAAGGCACACGAGTCGTCGATGTATTAAAAAATTATCCAACAGACTCAGCTAAGGCGCAAAAGCTTGTCAGTGCACTACGTCAATTTGATAACTACAACTGGGGATATGATCCATTCCATTACACAGTGCCAGAAGGCAGCTATGCGACAAATTCGATGGGCGTAACGCGTATTGTTGAATTTAGAGAAATGGTACAACACCTTCACTCAATGGGCTTTCGTGTGATCATGGACGTGGTGTATAACCATACCCATCAATACGGTTTAGCTAAAAATTCCGTGCTCGATAAAATTGTGCCGGGGTATTATCACCGCTTAAATCCGACAACAGGTATTGTTGAGCAATCAACATGTTACACCTGTGGTAATACTGCAACTGAGCGTACCATGATGGCAAAGCTGATGAATGATTCATTAGTGACTTGGGCGCGTGATTACAAGATTGATGGTTTTAGATTCGACTTAATGGGGCACCAACCAAAAGCTGAAATGCTACAAGCGAGAGAGCTAGTACGTGAAGTTGATCCAGATACTTACTTTTACGGTGAAGGTTGGAACTTCGGTGAAGTAGCCAATAATGCACAATTTGTGCAGGCCAGTCAGTTAGAGTTGGGTGGCACTGAGATTGGCACATTTAGCGACCGCCTTCGCGATGCAGTTCGAGGCCCTGGCAACAATACCCGTGACACGCAAGGAGTGGGTAATGGTCTGCTAACATTACCTAACGAATTACAAACTGACGCACAAAGCAAACAACGTTATTTTGTGGCGATGGATCAAGTGCGCATCGGTATGGCGGGTAATCTCGCTGAATATGACTTAGCAAATAAATACAATGGGTTAAATAAACGTTTAGGTAAAGACGTGCCTTATGGCGACCAACCTACAGGTTATGCGTTTGACCCTGCAGACACCATTAACTATGTGTCTAAGCATGATAACCAAACTCTATGGGATAACAGCCAGTACCGCCTAGCGTTTGATTTAACGACCACTGAACGTGTGCGTTTACATGCACAAAGCATGAGTTATGTAATGTATGGTCAAGGTATTCCGTTTATTCATATGGGATCTGAGCTATTGCGCTCAAAGTCATTTTTACGTGACAGCTATGATTATGGAGATTGGTTTAATGCCACAGACTTTGCGGGGCAAAGCAATAACTATGATGTAGGTCTTCCACCTGCCGATAAAGACAAAGATAACTGGCCTTTAATCAAAACGGTACTTGCTGGTCACCAAGACCGAGACGATGTGAATTCAGCAGATATTAAACTGGCAAAAGGCATGTTTATCGATATGCTGAAAATCAGAAATAGTTCTGAGTTATTCCGTCTTGCAACCGCAGATCAAGTTCAGCAAAAAGTCCAATTTTTAAATACGCAAAAATCAGTGAATGATAAAAATCATCAATCAGGTCTAATTGTTATGCAGTTAGATGATACTCAGGGTGAGGCTGTAGATAACAAATTTTCGCGTATTTTGGTGATCTTCAATGCTAATAATGAACAAAATTCATTCAAAGTTGTCGAAAGTCAAGATTACCAGTTACATCCAGTGCTAAAACAGGGTCATGACCCTGTGGTCAAAGAGACAAAAATTACAGCAGAGGGAATTGATGTACCGGCACTGAGCACAGTGGTCTTAGTCAAGTATAAGTAA
- the zapE gene encoding cell division protein ZapE — protein sequence MKTLSDSYFSQIHSQKLTQDPAQMIALNALDTLANALEQGKPCQSLYLYGPVGRGKTMLMDLFFAHLSRVTKQRLHFHHFMAQVHQALNALQGTLNPLQQVAKDWASKAKVLCFDEFFVTDIGDAMIMARLFEALFKEGVILVTTSNAHPKQLYHNGLARERFLPTIDLLLSKCEVINVAGEVDHRFAHGANYTYYFVQNQTQFLAQFERVHGVLETKKIEICRREVEVLGKSEHGYLFDFMALCSTPRATADYIELAKNHRIIFVSKVPKMGAEPDEKRVTQGIEDGYQRAHSNIQNARFDDEARRFIALVDECYEQHCLLVIDAQCDLCELYVGEQLAFAFERTKSRLVEMQSWSFD from the coding sequence ATGAAAACTCTCTCTGACAGTTACTTTTCACAAATTCATTCTCAAAAGCTGACTCAAGATCCTGCCCAAATGATCGCGTTGAATGCCTTAGATACGTTGGCGAATGCACTTGAACAGGGCAAGCCATGTCAAAGTTTATATTTATATGGCCCAGTTGGGAGAGGCAAAACCATGCTGATGGATTTGTTCTTTGCACATTTATCGAGGGTAACAAAGCAAAGACTGCATTTTCATCACTTTATGGCACAAGTGCATCAAGCGCTTAACGCACTTCAAGGTACGCTTAACCCTTTACAGCAAGTTGCAAAAGACTGGGCAAGTAAAGCCAAGGTACTGTGTTTTGATGAATTTTTTGTCACTGACATTGGTGATGCCATGATCATGGCAAGACTATTCGAAGCACTGTTTAAAGAAGGTGTGATACTGGTAACGACCTCAAATGCACACCCTAAACAGCTTTATCATAATGGCTTAGCAAGAGAACGGTTTTTGCCGACCATAGATCTATTACTGTCGAAGTGTGAAGTCATTAATGTGGCAGGAGAGGTTGATCATCGTTTTGCCCATGGTGCGAACTACACCTATTACTTTGTGCAAAACCAGACTCAGTTCTTAGCGCAATTTGAACGTGTTCATGGTGTGTTAGAAACGAAAAAAATCGAGATATGCCGCAGAGAAGTCGAAGTATTAGGTAAAAGTGAACACGGTTATTTGTTTGATTTTATGGCCTTGTGCTCAACCCCAAGAGCAACTGCAGATTATATCGAGCTGGCGAAAAATCACCGAATTATATTTGTCAGCAAAGTGCCAAAGATGGGCGCTGAACCAGATGAAAAGCGAGTAACTCAAGGTATAGAAGACGGTTACCAACGTGCACATTCAAACATTCAGAATGCCCGTTTTGACGACGAAGCACGGCGTTTTATTGCGCTGGTTGACGAGTGTTACGAACAGCATTGTTTATTGGTAATAGATGCACAGTGTGATTTATGCGAATTATATGTGGGTGAACAATTGGCCTTTGCGTTTGAGCGAACTAAAAGCCGTTTAGTAGAAATGCAGAGCTGGTCATTTGATTAA
- a CDS encoding collagenase — protein MNKKKLLGLCIALALTGCNGSDSSQPEVLKEEHSDSGAGSDNSGESGFPYAEEPILTLDIVKKGLSTSEPIGYYIDLEEAAPTLLVSLSRGEESLELGDPDIYIKYESFPEAGDAPVFDCVSFNSPNSHETCIIDNPQPGRYNILIDAYDDKAVNDATLFATTSLFASSELCADMVQVRIQETMDDEAKKRICDTLIETKARFETVLNDKLSADTGVPVPNDLNEITNINIFASLSNHMSWVEHLWESDNSSGIYFETAPTEWYHDSTILTFNALEWSGGRSVVRSLAHEYVHALDGRYNKEGGYNGDLGWWTEGLAEYVGTYYQRPYQMLLDANQETTYSLSDITTPTISYSSFYDWGTLAVAYMIEQHPGEVKTLIANMRAGEWETVSTQLAEFSTAYEESFKTWRTTTLVDNFKASAQPLTLGEAMPINGRGGWVYSVTLSEETPALTFKTSGGSTNVDLWVSKDSPAHPAIDQVVLCSSTTESSNEESCSIEAPELGTYFVTVGSDFAGADILDLYLTACTGMDCNVDLPAPMSLITPVEPYLPHWPEKGTLGNCNLVETYGRSRQQIEGFTVNNSSDKDIQLYWVNNYSGAQPSSAFQTLAAGETFNADNWVIGDRMMLGDVAGNCLGVAIVNDTDNSFEVDAEFVKDAVSEAPIPVATAEIGSCELLTTYSRQSNNAPEFAVHNQSETPVTLAWVNNSDGSLYYGNYGTLEFGDSYANSNWVVGDRMALMGSDGQCYGVLDLNDSSNIYVIDESLFKE, from the coding sequence ATGAATAAGAAAAAACTGCTAGGTCTATGCATCGCGTTAGCATTAACAGGCTGTAATGGGAGTGATAGTAGTCAACCAGAAGTGCTTAAAGAAGAACATTCTGATTCTGGAGCAGGCAGTGATAACTCAGGTGAAAGTGGCTTTCCATACGCTGAAGAGCCGATCTTAACCTTAGATATTGTTAAGAAAGGCCTTTCAACATCAGAGCCTATTGGCTATTACATCGATCTTGAAGAAGCTGCACCAACCTTATTGGTTAGTTTAAGTCGCGGCGAAGAAAGTTTAGAACTGGGCGATCCTGATATTTACATTAAATACGAAAGCTTTCCTGAGGCAGGTGATGCCCCCGTATTTGATTGTGTATCTTTTAATAGCCCTAATAGTCACGAAACTTGCATAATCGATAACCCTCAACCTGGTCGATACAATATTCTCATAGACGCCTATGATGACAAGGCTGTGAATGACGCAACACTCTTTGCTACTACATCATTATTCGCCAGCAGCGAGTTATGTGCTGATATGGTTCAGGTTCGCATTCAAGAAACGATGGATGACGAAGCAAAAAAGCGTATTTGTGACACCTTGATAGAAACCAAAGCTCGTTTCGAGACAGTACTTAATGACAAACTATCAGCAGATACAGGTGTACCTGTACCGAACGATTTAAATGAGATCACCAATATTAATATCTTTGCTAGTCTGTCAAACCATATGAGCTGGGTCGAACACTTATGGGAATCTGATAACAGCAGCGGTATTTATTTTGAAACTGCGCCGACTGAATGGTACCACGACTCAACCATTCTTACTTTTAATGCCCTAGAGTGGAGTGGCGGTCGCTCAGTTGTGCGATCACTCGCTCATGAGTACGTACATGCGCTTGATGGCCGATATAACAAAGAAGGTGGTTATAACGGCGACTTAGGATGGTGGACAGAAGGGTTAGCTGAGTATGTAGGGACCTATTATCAGCGCCCATATCAAATGTTACTCGATGCTAATCAAGAAACAACTTATTCGCTCAGCGATATTACAACTCCCACCATTAGTTACAGCTCTTTTTATGATTGGGGCACTTTAGCCGTCGCTTACATGATTGAGCAGCACCCTGGAGAAGTTAAAACTCTCATTGCGAATATGCGCGCTGGTGAATGGGAAACAGTGAGTACCCAGCTAGCAGAATTTTCAACTGCCTACGAAGAAAGCTTTAAAACATGGCGTACAACGACCTTAGTTGATAACTTTAAAGCAAGCGCACAACCTTTAACCTTAGGTGAAGCGATGCCAATTAACGGGCGTGGTGGCTGGGTATATAGTGTCACTCTATCAGAAGAGACACCCGCGTTAACCTTCAAAACATCTGGTGGCTCGACCAACGTGGACCTTTGGGTGAGCAAAGACTCACCTGCACACCCAGCTATAGATCAGGTTGTGCTTTGCAGCTCAACCACAGAGTCATCCAATGAAGAGTCTTGTTCGATTGAAGCACCAGAATTAGGCACTTACTTTGTCACAGTAGGCTCTGATTTCGCTGGCGCAGATATTTTAGACCTATATTTAACGGCATGTACGGGCATGGACTGCAATGTAGATTTACCTGCACCTATGTCACTGATCACACCTGTCGAACCATACCTGCCTCACTGGCCAGAAAAAGGCACATTGGGCAACTGTAATTTAGTTGAAACCTATGGTCGAAGCCGCCAGCAGATAGAAGGTTTCACTGTCAATAATAGCTCTGACAAAGATATTCAACTGTATTGGGTCAATAACTACTCGGGTGCTCAGCCAAGCTCTGCATTCCAAACATTAGCAGCAGGTGAAACATTCAACGCGGATAATTGGGTGATCGGCGATCGTATGATGCTAGGCGATGTTGCGGGTAACTGTTTAGGCGTTGCCATCGTCAACGATACTGATAATAGCTTCGAAGTGGATGCTGAGTTTGTAAAAGATGCAGTGAGCGAAGCCCCTATTCCTGTCGCAACCGCTGAAATTGGTAGCTGCGAATTACTCACCACATATTCCCGACAAAGTAACAATGCGCCTGAATTTGCAGTACATAATCAGTCTGAGACACCTGTGACATTGGCATGGGTCAACAACAGTGATGGGTCTTTATATTATGGTAACTATGGCACGCTCGAATTTGGCGACAGTTACGCTAATAGTAATTGGGTTGTAGGCGACCGTATGGCACTGATGGGCAGTGATGGCCAATGTTACGGCGTGCTCGACCTCAATGATAGCAGTAACATTTATGTGATTGATGAAAGCTTATTTAAAGAATAA
- a CDS encoding substrate-binding periplasmic protein — MLVRIFTFCFFLIGIHAHVNAKPNCQSITMSAHPNYPPFHWRSGNTLTGASIELSEHIFSELGVKAHVVYMGPWKRVLKSAKDSKVDFIPALKKTLERKTYLDFTKESFAANPVAVFTRKGEIVQLNGLWQLSRINGSINAGDRHGELIDTFLKRQPNIQRIHGIAQNFQMLSMKRVDYVITGLMSAQNYLRSNRLENKFDVVLQLDNYEVHNAFTQHFSKKCPQVVKQFNLRLNELKQQDKITPVLKHYQQVWLSLSDKNQHSPP, encoded by the coding sequence ATGCTTGTAAGAATTTTCACTTTTTGTTTTTTTCTAATTGGAATACACGCTCACGTTAATGCCAAACCGAACTGCCAAAGCATCACCATGTCGGCGCATCCAAATTACCCTCCTTTTCATTGGCGCAGTGGCAACACCCTAACAGGTGCATCTATTGAACTAAGTGAACATATATTTTCAGAATTAGGCGTAAAGGCACATGTTGTTTATATGGGGCCTTGGAAAAGAGTTTTAAAAAGTGCCAAAGATAGCAAAGTAGACTTCATTCCTGCTTTGAAGAAAACACTTGAAAGAAAGACATATTTAGATTTTACAAAAGAGAGTTTTGCGGCTAATCCTGTGGCGGTATTTACTCGAAAAGGAGAAATAGTACAACTGAATGGTCTATGGCAATTATCGAGAATTAACGGCAGCATAAATGCAGGGGATAGGCACGGTGAACTTATAGATACTTTTCTAAAACGACAACCCAATATTCAACGGATCCATGGTATTGCCCAGAACTTTCAAATGTTAAGTATGAAGCGAGTCGACTATGTGATCACAGGGTTGATGTCGGCCCAAAATTATCTAAGAAGCAATAGGCTTGAAAATAAATTTGATGTCGTATTACAGCTAGATAACTATGAAGTACACAATGCTTTTACTCAGCACTTTTCAAAAAAATGTCCGCAAGTGGTTAAGCAATTCAACTTACGCCTTAATGAGTTGAAGCAACAAGACAAAATCACGCCAGTACTAAAACATTATCAACAAGTATGGTTATCTCTCTCTGATAAAAATCAGCATTCTCCTCCTTAA